The Hemitrygon akajei chromosome 23, sHemAka1.3, whole genome shotgun sequence genome includes a window with the following:
- the LOC140715054 gene encoding ectonucleoside triphosphate diphosphohydrolase 7-like encodes MVAVEGKSHWNSNVLHLFSQQNAILQNLYVNVPVEFDFLFSESHAEVISGKQEGDDALVAVTVSSNQGSVIRKRTVGILDMGGASLQIAYEVTNPVVFDSLKQALTVQ; translated from the exons ATGGTTGCTGTTGAAGGGAAATCACATTGGAATTCAAATGTCTTGCATCTCTTTAGCCAACAGAACGCCATTCTCCAGAACCTTTATGTTAATGTGCCAGTGGAATTTGACTTCCTGTTTTCGGAGTCGCATGCAGAAGTGATATCTGGTAAACAAGAAG GTGATGATGCGTTGGTTGCTGTGACCGTGTCCAGCAATCAAGGTTCTGTGATTCGCAAACGGACTGTCGGCATATTGGACATGGGTGGTGCTTCACTTCAAATTGCTTACGAGGTGACGAATCCTGTAGTCTTTGACTCACTGAAGCAG gcactcacagtacaataa